The DNA segment TAGAAAATTAAAGCTCTCATCGTAGTAAAGTTCATTCATCGCTGCCTTGACACCTTCTCCGACGATCATCTCATCCTCTTTTAAGCTATCATCTTCATATAGATGAAACCAAATACGCTTTTGAACGAAGTAGTACTCTCCATCGACTACACCCCTTACATCATTTACGCCATCGATCTTTGAGATATCATAGATATAGCCAGGGTGCATGAGATCATTTTTGCCAGCACGAAACGCGCTCACTACGATACTTGATCTATCTTTTACTAAATTTATAAGATCATGTTGGATCGATCCAGAGATGAAAAGTACCGAGCTTAGCACAAAGATAATGAGTGCAAAGAGGCAAAAGCTAAAAAGGTGATCCTTTCTATCTTTAAAAAGCAGAACTACGGCGTAGTTTATAAAATTTTTACCTATCATAGACAAAGCCTTTTTGCCCCTTTTGATTAAAACTAAAAGCAGCATTTGCTCTTGTTATCTTAGAAATTTCTCTTAGCTCATCTTGCTTTGCTTTATGATCAAAGCTAAGATAGTGTGCCGCTAAAAATGTATAAGAAAGTCCAAAAAATAACGCCAAAAAAACTAGAAATTTCACACTATTTACCGATAAAATTCTTTATCTCGTCAAATCTTATGACACCTTTGCCGGCATGATCTTTTAAAAAGCTCTCTGCCTTTGCTTCATCTTTAAATGGGATAAACTCATCACCCATTGGTCCATAAACGTTTGAGCCATGGACATAAAACGCATCTTTTGCATCAAGCTTTTCTAGCGTGTAATAATCACTCACATAAGCATCTTTCATTTTGCCATCCGCAAAGTAAAATTGTGCCATATCCTTTACACCATCAAAATAATAATCCTTGCCATCTGCTTTGATGAGTGTCGCCCATGGAGAATTTTTGACAAGCATGCCACATACCGCACATCTTGCACCCTTTGGCACGACTATTCTCTCAGGTTTTTTTATTTCTTGTTTAGCTTTTGAAGCTTGGTTGCTAGTACCTAAATTTGCTGGAGCGTCCCATAGATACAAAGCAGCAGCTTGTAGGTGTTTGTCGTATTCAGGAGCTTTGTTAGCCTCTTTCGAGTCACATACTTGTTTAAGATGAGCTTTTAGCTCAGAGATAGCCTTAAAGCTTTTTGGATCTGTTTTTTCGCAGTTTGCTTCATAAAATTCTTTACCATGTGCATAAACGCCGTCCTCACGCTTAGCTTTTATCATTTTATTATCGCCTTCAAAATCCTGTCCAGCGATCTCGTAAGCTTTAGCAAAATTCATTATCTCACCGCCGTTTTCTGCTTGAAATTCTTTTGCATCAGCCTCGGTTGAGAAGGCATATTTGCTATTTCTAGTCATTGTGCCTTTAACACTACTACCAACGACATAAAAAGCTTTATTGACATCGATTAAATTTAGATTTTTAGTATCAACGACTTGTGCGTCGCTTGGGATCTTGCCTTCTGTTAGCTCGTATAAGCAGTGAAGTGATGCTACTTGCTTGCCGTTATATACGTGATTGGTCTTATAAAATTTAACCAAATTCATTCCACAAACAGCACAATACTCCTTGCCCTCGCCGCTTCCTACTAGTGTAGCCTTGCTAGGATCCACGCTTTGAAACATCGGTTTCATTTTGACAGTTTGCTCATTTGCCGAGGCACCAAAAAGTAGGCTCGCCAGTAGTGCTGAACCAAAGATAGAACGTAAAATCATAATTATCTCCTTTAGTATTTTTTATTTTTATATTTATAAGCTTCAAATGCCACTAGGCTAACTTTATCAAGCATCAATGCTTTCCTAAAATTTCTAAATTCTCGCACGCTTCTTTTAAGCCATTTTTACAGCTTCTAGTGAAAATTTCACGTGCTTTCTCCACGTCTTCTTTTACACCTTTGCCTTCAGCTAGCATGATAGCGTAATTATTGCAGCCCTTTTCATATCCATATATGCACGCTTGCTCGTAAAGCTTTGTGGCTTTTGTGAGGTTTTGATCAACGCCTTGTGCATATACATATAAAAAGCCAAGATTATCACACCCTATGCCAGCTTCGTTTGCACAAGCCATCTCGTAGTTTGCTTTGGCTTTTGTATAGTCTTTCTCGACACCTTCACCCTGCGCATATAGATAGCCAAGGTTGCTACATCCTATGCCGTCCCCTGCCTTGCAAGCCTTTTCGTAAAGCTCTTTTGCCTTTTTAATATCCTTTGTTACGCCGGTGCCATTTGCATAAAGCAAGCCAAGCTCCGTGCAACCCTCGTTGTCGCTACATGCTTTTTCATAAAATTTAACTGCTTTTACTAGGTCTTTTTCCACACCTTTGCCTTTTTCATAGACGTAGCCAAGGTTGCTGCAAGCCATAGAGAAGTTTTGATCACAAGCCTTTTCGTAAAGCATCGCCGCCTTTGCTTCGTCCTTTTTGACATTGCCATCACCTCTGCTGTAAAGCACGGCTAGATTGTAGCAGCCTGATGCCTTTTTCTCTTTGTCGCAAGCATCTTCATAAATTTGCGCTAGCTTATTGTGATCGTCTTTTGCGCTTAAAGCCTCTTTGATATAGCCAGCATTTAATAGTCCCAAACAAGCAAACAATAAAAACAAACTCTTTTTCATCATATCTCCTAAATCTCTTTTATATCCTTACCTCTATAAGCAAAGGCGATTAGCAAAGCCAAGAGCATTAAAAGCAAATAAAGCAAATTTGAAACGCTAAATCCATCGCCATTTGCGTATGAGTGAAGTCCGCTTAGATAGAAATTTACACCAAAATAGGTAAAAATAACTGAACCAAAAGAGAACACGCTAGCTACTAAAAAGGTAAAAATATTTTTTAATCTTGGGATAAATCTTAAATGAAGCACAATGGCATAAATAATTATCGTAATGTACGACCAGCTCTCTTTGCTATCCCAGCCCCAGTATCTACCCCAGCTCTCATTCGCCCAGACGCCACCAAGGAAATTTCCAATAGTTAGCAAACTAAGTCCTATGATGAGGCTTAGCTCATCAGTTGCAGCGAGGTATCTTATCTGCTCACTAAGCTTTTGCTCGTTTTTTTGATTTTTTATAGCCATTAAAAGAAGCCCAAGAAGCCCAAGCACAAAGCTAAAACCTAAAAAGCCATAGCTTGCCGTGATGACACTTACATGCACACTAAGCCAAAATGACTTTAAAACTGGGACTAGATTTGTTATTTGTGGATTTATAAAATTTAGATGAGCCACAAGCAAGCTCACACTTGCAAAAAGTGAAGCAGCTCCAAGAGCAAAGCTTTGATGTTTAAAAAATAAAATTCCAGCTAATACGCTTGCGAGCGAGATATACACTAAGCTCTCATAGGCATCACTCCAAGGTGCATGCCCTGAGATATAAGCACGAAGAGCTAAATTTAGCAAATGCACCACAAAGCCAAAATA comes from the Campylobacter concisus ATCC 51562 genome and includes:
- a CDS encoding nitrous oxide reductase accessory protein NosL; protein product: MILRSIFGSALLASLLFGASANEQTVKMKPMFQSVDPSKATLVGSGEGKEYCAVCGMNLVKFYKTNHVYNGKQVASLHCLYELTEGKIPSDAQVVDTKNLNLIDVNKAFYVVGSSVKGTMTRNSKYAFSTEADAKEFQAENGGEIMNFAKAYEIAGQDFEGDNKMIKAKREDGVYAHGKEFYEANCEKTDPKSFKAISELKAHLKQVCDSKEANKAPEYDKHLQAAALYLWDAPANLGTSNQASKAKQEIKKPERIVVPKGARCAVCGMLVKNSPWATLIKADGKDYYFDGVKDMAQFYFADGKMKDAYVSDYYTLEKLDAKDAFYVHGSNVYGPMGDEFIPFKDEAKAESFLKDHAGKGVIRFDEIKNFIGK
- a CDS encoding SEL1-like repeat protein, whose protein sequence is MKKSLFLLFACLGLLNAGYIKEALSAKDDHNKLAQIYEDACDKEKKASGCYNLAVLYSRGDGNVKKDEAKAAMLYEKACDQNFSMACSNLGYVYEKGKGVEKDLVKAVKFYEKACSDNEGCTELGLLYANGTGVTKDIKKAKELYEKACKAGDGIGCSNLGYLYAQGEGVEKDYTKAKANYEMACANEAGIGCDNLGFLYVYAQGVDQNLTKATKLYEQACIYGYEKGCNNYAIMLAEGKGVKEDVEKAREIFTRSCKNGLKEACENLEILGKH